AGTCCGCGTTGTTCTCACTGATATTCCCGGGACTGGGTCAGATCAGAAACAATGATCCCAGAAAGGGACTTCTGTACTTTGCCATTGCATTCACCCTGATACTGACACTGCATCTGGGAGTAACTGCTATCATACTTGCCCTGTTCTGGCTCTATAACATATATGACGCCTACACGGTTGCAAGCAGAAAAGCGGAGGGACCATGACTCTTCCGGAGCATGGTCAGATATCTTAATCTTAAGCCTTCCCTCCTCCGAGAGAATATTCTGACATTACCTTAAGGTATTCTTTATCAACTTCCATTAGCACTGTCTGGAACATTGCCACATGGACCTTTTCCTCCCTGGCCACATCAAGTAAGATCTCCTTGAGGTCCTCACTTTCAGTTAGCGAGGCCATGGACTCATAAAGATTGATGGCATCGAGCTCTGC
The window above is part of the Methanolobus zinderi genome. Proteins encoded here:
- a CDS encoding ferritin family protein gives rise to the protein MFSEIPVNLKIVDEEDLDKEIMRAAMIAELDAINLYESMASLTESEDLKEILLDVAREEKVHVAMFQTVLMEVDKEYLKVMSEYSLGGGKA